One window from the genome of bacterium encodes:
- a CDS encoding MBL fold metallo-hydrolase — protein MVITHLGGQCFKVSFGDLTLAFDPISKGGTLPAARFGADIALVSRNHPDMNGTAEVSYGEKVPFVISGPGEYEHSGVTIQGFLTKSKYGLAKGQAEAVNTIYLVDLEGMSLLFLGALSDTELPADAREAIEEIDVLFVPVGGDGVLDPSAAHKLAVSLEPRIIVPMHWSGMGEGKALETFLKEEGGAAEKVDKLTIKKKDALARDGAIIVVTP, from the coding sequence ATGGTCATCACGCATCTTGGCGGACAGTGCTTCAAGGTAAGTTTCGGCGATCTTACGCTCGCCTTCGACCCGATCTCGAAGGGCGGGACGCTTCCCGCCGCGCGCTTCGGCGCCGACATCGCGCTTGTCTCGAGAAACCATCCCGATATGAACGGCACGGCGGAAGTAAGCTACGGCGAGAAAGTCCCGTTCGTTATCTCGGGACCCGGCGAATACGAGCACTCGGGCGTCACGATCCAGGGCTTTCTCACTAAGAGCAAGTACGGCCTCGCCAAAGGCCAGGCGGAAGCGGTCAATACCATATATCTGGTCGATCTCGAGGGTATGAGCCTCCTGTTTCTCGGCGCGCTTTCGGATACGGAGCTTCCGGCCGATGCGCGGGAGGCTATCGAGGAGATCGACGTACTGTTCGTACCGGTCGGCGGAGACGGAGTGCTTGATCCGTCCGCCGCGCATAAGCTCGCCGTATCGCTTGAGCCCCGCATCATCGTGCCGATGCACTGGAGCGGCATGGGGGAGGGCAAGGCGCTTGAGACCTTCCTCAAAGAAGAGGGAGGGGCGGCGGAGAAAGTGGACAAGTTGACTATCAAAAAGAAAGATGCGCTTGCGCGCGACGGTGCTATTATAGTAGTGACC